The Variovorax sp. S12S4 genome includes the window CCCGCCCAGCAGAATGAGGAACGGCACGGCGATCCACACGTTGCCGATCAGGTTCATGCTGATCACCAGCAGGCCCATGGCAATGCCCATCGGGATCACGCGGGTGGCCATGTCCAGGCGCATGCGCATCGACGCGACGATGGCGCCCACCGCCATGCCGATGGTCACCACGCCGGTGAGCGCCGTGGCTTGCGTGGTGTTGTAGTTGAGCGCGAGCGAGGCCCAGGCCAGCACGATGTACTTGAGGTTGGCTCCGGCGCCCCAGAAGAGCGTGGTGGTGGCCAGCGAGATTTGCCCCAGCTTGTCGCGCCACAGGCGTGCGTTGCAGTGCCAGAAGTCAGGCAGCAGCGCCAGCATGTTGCGCGCGAGGCCGTGCTCCGGAATGGCGCGCAGCGGCCGCATTTCGACGCCGGTGTGCGGAATGCGCGTGTTGAACCAGGCCGCCAGCGCGTAGACGAAGATCAGCACCGCAATGGCCGCTTCGGCCGGCGAATCGATGCCGGTGTCGATCAGCGGCATGTCGAAGGACAGCAGCTGGGTGGACACCGCGTGCCCCACGAGCGAGCCGCCGAGCACGATGCCCAGCAGGATCGAGGCGATCGTGAGGCCTTCGATCCAACCGTTGGCTTTTACCAACTGCGAGGCCGGCAGCAGCTCGGTCAGGATGCCGTACTTGGCCGGCGAATACGCTGCGGCGCCGAGCCCCACGATCGAATAGGAGAGCAGCGGGTGCGAGCCGAACAGCATCATCAGGCAGCCGACCACCTTGATCGCGTTGCTGATGAACATCACCCGCCCTTTGGGCAAGGCGTCGGCAAAGGCGCCCACCAGCGGCGCCAGCACCACATAGAAGACGGCGAAGATCGGCACCAGCGCCGCTCTCTGCCATTCGGCCGCTCCCGAGCTGCGCATGAGCTCGACCGCCACGACAAAGATCGCGTTGTCGGCCAGCGACGAAAAGAACTGGGCCGACATGATCGTGTAGAAACCGCGCTTCATCGATGGGCTGGCTGGCCAGTGGGGTGCTGGCAGTAGTGAGAAAGTGTCGCGTCTTTTTGGCGAATGGGCGGTTATAGCATGGGGGTACGACCGGGAAATCAGCGTTGCCACCCTGGACGTTTCTTCCCGGGAAGATGCTAAAACCCATCTATTCACCAATCGACGTCTTCCATGCCGCGTCCCATCCTTGCCACCGTTCACACCGCCGCACTTCGCCACAACCTCGACCGCGTGCGCCGCGCCGCGGTCGATGCCCGCGTCTGGGCTGTGGTCAAAGCCAACGCCTATGGCCACGGCATCGAGCGGGTGTATGAAGGCCTTCGCGGCGCCGACGGCTTTGCGCTGCTCGACCTGGCCGAAGCCGAACGGGTGCGCGCACTCGGCTGGCGCGGCCCCGTGCTGCTGCTCGAAGGCGTGTTCGACGCACGCGACCTGGAGCTGTGCTCGCGCCTCGACCTCTGGCACACGGTGCACTGCGACGAGCAGATCGACATGCTCGCGGCCCACAA containing:
- the lplT gene encoding lysophospholipid transporter LplT yields the protein MKRGFYTIMSAQFFSSLADNAIFVVAVELMRSSGAAEWQRAALVPIFAVFYVVLAPLVGAFADALPKGRVMFISNAIKVVGCLMMLFGSHPLLSYSIVGLGAAAYSPAKYGILTELLPASQLVKANGWIEGLTIASILLGIVLGGSLVGHAVSTQLLSFDMPLIDTGIDSPAEAAIAVLIFVYALAAWFNTRIPHTGVEMRPLRAIPEHGLARNMLALLPDFWHCNARLWRDKLGQISLATTTLFWGAGANLKYIVLAWASLALNYNTTQATALTGVVTIGMAVGAIVASMRMRLDMATRVIPMGIAMGLLVISMNLIGNVWIAVPFLILLGGLGGFLVVPMNALLQHRGHNLMGAGRSIAVQNFNEQACILLLGGFYSACTGLGLSAYAAIGAFGGVVAGCMWIIQRWHHHNLRKYPEEVEHLLAIARSDKHH